Proteins encoded together in one Bradyrhizobium sp. PSBB068 window:
- a CDS encoding PilZ domain-containing protein, with product MSFAQKKTNVVPVAEERRRFQRVKVHLLGRYMLPDRREFPCQIINMSPGGLALLAPGIGNVGDRVIAYLDHIGRVEGRITRIIDNGFAMTIGATARKRDKLAAQLTWLANRDILNLPEDRRHDRIVPRNPIALLTQEDGTRMTCRIIDLSLSGAAIAAENRPPLKSLVMLGRVQARVVRNLEEGFALEFVHEQSAETLEESVTAR from the coding sequence ATGTCGTTTGCACAGAAGAAAACTAACGTCGTCCCCGTAGCCGAGGAGCGGCGCCGCTTCCAGCGCGTCAAGGTGCACCTGCTCGGCCGCTACATGCTGCCCGACCGGCGCGAGTTTCCCTGCCAGATTATCAACATGTCGCCGGGCGGCCTCGCGCTGCTGGCGCCCGGTATCGGCAATGTCGGCGATCGCGTGATCGCCTATCTCGACCATATCGGCCGCGTCGAGGGCCGCATCACCCGCATCATCGACAACGGCTTTGCCATGACGATCGGCGCCACCGCGCGCAAGCGCGACAAGCTCGCCGCCCAGCTCACCTGGCTTGCCAACCGCGACATCCTCAACCTGCCCGAGGATCGCCGCCACGACCGTATCGTGCCGCGCAACCCGATCGCCCTGCTCACCCAGGAAGACGGTACGCGGATGACCTGCCGTATCATCGACCTTTCCTTGTCCGGTGCAGCCATTGCCGCCGAGAACCGCCCGCCGCTGAAGTCGCTGGTGATGCTCGGCCGGGTGCAGGCCCGCGTGGTGCGAAATCTCGAGGAAGGCTTCGCGCTCGAGTTCGTCCACGAGCAGTCCGCGGAAACCCTCGAAGAGAGCGTTACCGCGAGGTAA
- a CDS encoding transglutaminase-like cysteine peptidase: MFGFRGQGKGLAVAAILFATCVSAKAGDVVYASLGDVARSPIGWVEFCADNPAECRGGATQPRDIVMSQTAWRDLVRVNKWVNESIKPMTDMDHWGVIEKWSLPTDGYGDCEDYVLLKRKMLMDAGWPREALLITVVRDKKGEGHAVLTVKTDKGEFVLDNQNESIVAWTETGYRFVKRQSQSDPNVWVSLGDNRPAVSTASSR; the protein is encoded by the coding sequence ATGTTTGGGTTCAGGGGACAGGGGAAAGGTTTGGCGGTTGCCGCCATCCTGTTTGCGACGTGCGTGTCGGCCAAGGCCGGCGACGTGGTCTATGCCAGCCTGGGTGACGTCGCGCGTTCGCCGATCGGCTGGGTCGAATTCTGCGCCGACAATCCGGCCGAATGCCGCGGCGGCGCGACGCAACCACGCGACATCGTGATGTCGCAGACCGCCTGGCGTGACCTCGTGCGGGTCAACAAGTGGGTCAACGAATCCATCAAGCCGATGACCGACATGGATCATTGGGGCGTGATCGAGAAATGGTCGTTGCCGACCGACGGCTACGGCGACTGCGAGGACTACGTGCTCCTGAAGCGCAAGATGCTGATGGATGCCGGCTGGCCCCGCGAGGCGCTGCTGATCACGGTGGTCCGCGACAAGAAGGGCGAAGGCCACGCGGTGCTGACGGTGAAGACCGACAAGGGCGAGTTCGTTCTCGACAATCAGAACGAGAGCATCGTCGCCTGGACGGAGACCGGCTACCGCTTCGTCAAGCGGCAATCGCAGAGCGATCCCAATGTGTGGGTCTCGCTCGGTGACAACCGCCCCGCAGTTTCAACGGCCAGCTCGCGCTGA
- a CDS encoding MBOAT family protein, whose amino-acid sequence MTFTSWQFGIFVSAVFAVFYLPPLRRAQVHILIAASVFFYGYGQPELLPLLLVAVVGTWAFLALSFRRPAYTALGIIFNLGLLAFFKYKFLFFAPPVQTGQAIGDFLLNLPLPIGISFFVFHNISLLVDLPKQKRERSLWEVFLYVIFFPQLVSGPITQAKNFFPQIKPKSIAEVPFVEAVQWLVLGYFFKLYVANNLNEMTSYMAYPLFETVKATDKWLLLFLYSFQIYADFSGYSAIALGLALLFGYRLPENFNRPYIATSIADFWRRWHISLSSWLRNYLYIPLGGNKHGKARTYFNLMATMALGGLWHGAAVSYLVWGFMHGLLLAIERRFVDRLDGAKSPLLNAARAFVVFFAVSLLWILFKLPDFAHAAAYFVGLFSSDEVPNPPKIYRSLALAYALPVILQHFIVPGRPKGSWARRLEPVFYGALVALTFAEAGPDSAFIYFQF is encoded by the coding sequence ATGACCTTCACATCCTGGCAGTTTGGAATTTTCGTCAGCGCCGTTTTTGCAGTCTTTTACTTGCCGCCCCTGCGGCGCGCGCAGGTCCATATTCTGATCGCTGCGAGCGTCTTCTTTTACGGATACGGCCAGCCGGAACTGTTACCGCTGCTGTTAGTCGCCGTGGTCGGCACTTGGGCTTTCTTGGCTCTGTCGTTCCGGCGGCCCGCCTATACCGCGCTCGGCATTATCTTCAATCTCGGCCTGCTGGCGTTTTTCAAATACAAATTCCTGTTCTTTGCGCCGCCGGTCCAGACCGGCCAGGCCATCGGGGATTTCCTGCTCAACCTGCCGCTCCCGATCGGGATCTCGTTTTTCGTTTTCCACAATATCAGCCTGCTGGTCGACCTGCCGAAGCAAAAACGCGAAAGGAGCCTGTGGGAAGTGTTCCTCTATGTGATCTTCTTTCCGCAGCTGGTCTCCGGGCCGATCACGCAGGCCAAGAACTTCTTCCCGCAGATCAAGCCCAAGTCGATTGCCGAAGTGCCGTTCGTTGAGGCGGTACAGTGGCTGGTGCTGGGCTACTTTTTCAAGCTGTACGTCGCCAATAATCTGAATGAGATGACGTCCTACATGGCCTATCCGCTCTTTGAGACGGTGAAGGCCACTGATAAATGGCTGCTGTTGTTCCTCTACAGCTTCCAGATCTACGCCGACTTTTCCGGCTATTCGGCGATTGCGCTGGGCCTTGCATTGCTATTCGGGTACCGCCTGCCGGAGAATTTCAACCGGCCATACATCGCGACCTCGATCGCCGACTTCTGGCGCCGCTGGCATATCTCGCTGTCGAGCTGGCTACGGAACTACCTCTACATCCCGCTCGGCGGCAACAAGCACGGCAAGGCCCGCACCTACTTCAACCTGATGGCGACGATGGCTCTCGGAGGCCTCTGGCACGGTGCGGCCGTCAGCTATCTGGTGTGGGGCTTCATGCACGGCCTCCTGCTCGCAATCGAGCGGCGGTTCGTAGACCGGCTGGATGGCGCCAAGTCCCCCCTGCTGAACGCCGCCAGGGCTTTCGTCGTGTTCTTCGCCGTGTCGCTGTTGTGGATCCTGTTCAAGCTGCCGGACTTCGCGCACGCCGCAGCCTATTTTGTGGGACTATTCAGCAGCGACGAGGTACCGAACCCACCGAAGATCTATCGGAGCTTGGCGCTGGCCTATGCGCTGCCGGTGATCCTGCAACACTTCATCGTCCCCGGCCGGCCAAAGGGCTCGTGGGCGCGACGGCTCGAGCCGGTTTTCTACGGCGCGCTTGTCGCCCTGACCTTCGCCGAAGCCGGACCGGATTCCGCGTTCATCTATTTCCAGTTCTGA
- a CDS encoding gamma carbonic anhydrase family protein, whose amino-acid sequence MAIYELDGQGPDLPADGSYFIADNAVVIGKVRLKPGASVWFGAVLRGDNEWIEIGEGSNVQDNSTLHVDPGFPLTIGNNVTIGHNAIVHGCTLEDGVLIGMGSIVMNGARIRRGSVVGAGSVITEGKEFPENSLIIGAPARVVRTLDAAQAEALSRPAKSYAIRGPQYKAGLKKIG is encoded by the coding sequence ATGGCGATCTACGAACTCGACGGGCAGGGGCCCGATCTTCCCGCCGACGGCAGCTACTTCATCGCCGATAATGCCGTCGTGATCGGCAAGGTGCGCCTCAAGCCGGGAGCGAGCGTCTGGTTCGGCGCCGTGCTGCGCGGCGACAATGAGTGGATCGAGATCGGCGAGGGCTCCAACGTCCAGGACAATTCGACCCTGCATGTCGATCCCGGCTTCCCCCTGACCATCGGCAACAACGTCACGATCGGCCACAACGCGATCGTGCACGGCTGCACGCTGGAAGACGGCGTGCTGATCGGGATGGGATCGATCGTGATGAATGGCGCGCGCATCAGGCGCGGCAGTGTGGTCGGCGCCGGCTCCGTGATCACCGAGGGCAAGGAGTTTCCGGAAAATTCCCTGATCATCGGAGCGCCCGCGCGCGTGGTGCGCACGCTCGACGCCGCGCAGGCGGAAGCGTTGTCGCGGCCGGCGAAGTCCTATGCGATCAGGGGACCGCAGTACAAGGCGGGACTGAAGAAGATCGGCTGA
- a CDS encoding DUF3126 family protein has protein sequence MDVQEVRKLDAYLKRVFSNPKIRVVPRPKKDDSAEVYIGEEFIGVLFVDDEDDDRSFQFQMAILEEDLAE, from the coding sequence GTGGACGTTCAGGAAGTCAGGAAGCTCGACGCGTATCTGAAGCGCGTGTTCAGCAATCCCAAGATCCGCGTGGTGCCGCGGCCCAAGAAGGACGACTCCGCTGAGGTCTATATCGGCGAGGAGTTCATCGGCGTGCTGTTCGTCGACGACGAGGACGATGATCGCTCGTTCCAGTTCCAGATGGCCATCCTGGAAGAAGATCTGGCCGAGTAA
- the cysE gene encoding serine O-acetyltransferase has product MAVHQVNPQGSKLAALDPIWDRIRGEAEDILRREPELASFIYATVLHHERLEDSVVHRIAERLDHAALSGDLIRQTYGEALRDEPDIGNAFRADLVAVYDRDPATSRFIDPLLYFKGFHALQTHRLAHWLYQKGRKDFAFYLQSRSSAVFQTDINPAARIGRGIFLDHATGFVCGETAVIDDDVSILHGVTLGGTGKENEDRHPKIRHGVLIGAGAKILGNIEIGHCARIAAGSVVVKPVPHNVTVAGVPAKIVGEAGCAEPSRTMDQMLNAIGL; this is encoded by the coding sequence ATGGCAGTTCATCAGGTCAATCCGCAGGGGAGCAAGCTCGCGGCGCTCGATCCGATCTGGGATCGGATCCGCGGCGAGGCGGAAGACATCCTGCGGCGCGAGCCCGAGCTCGCAAGCTTCATCTATGCGACCGTGCTGCATCATGAGCGCCTGGAAGACTCGGTGGTCCATCGCATTGCCGAGCGGCTCGACCACGCCGCGCTGTCGGGCGACCTGATCCGCCAGACCTATGGCGAGGCGCTGCGCGACGAGCCCGATATCGGCAATGCGTTTCGCGCTGATCTCGTCGCCGTCTATGACCGCGATCCCGCGACCTCGCGCTTCATCGATCCCTTGCTCTACTTCAAGGGCTTTCATGCGCTGCAGACCCATCGTCTCGCGCACTGGCTGTACCAGAAGGGCCGCAAGGATTTTGCCTTCTATCTGCAGAGCCGCTCCTCGGCGGTGTTCCAGACCGACATCAATCCGGCGGCCAGGATCGGCCGCGGCATCTTCCTCGATCATGCCACCGGTTTCGTCTGCGGCGAGACCGCCGTCATCGACGACGACGTCTCGATCCTGCATGGCGTCACGCTCGGCGGCACCGGCAAGGAGAACGAGGACCGCCATCCGAAGATCCGCCACGGCGTGTTGATCGGCGCCGGCGCCAAGATCCTCGGCAATATCGAGATCGGCCATTGCGCGCGCATCGCGGCGGGCTCCGTCGTGGTCAAGCCCGTGCCGCACAACGTCACCGTCGCGGGCGTGCCGGCGAAAATCGTCGGCGAAGCCGGCTGTGCCGAACCTTCGCGCACCATGGACCAGATGCTCAACGCGATCGGTCTTTGA
- a CDS encoding alpha/beta fold hydrolase, with translation MPSFHHGDVEIAYLDEGAGEPIVLVHGFASSKNVNWIYPTWVSELVKAGRRVIALDDRGHGESAKLYDAAQYEIAIMASDVIALMDHLGIARADIMGYSLGSRMTAILAHQHSDRVRSAILGGIGIGLIEGGGPGETVALALEAPSLDDVTDPVGRTFRAFADQTRSDRRALAACLRGSRRLMTHEEAAGIGVPVLIAVGSKDEIAGSASALGRIIPGAQVLDIPNRDHMRAVGDKVYKTGVIDFLAQRK, from the coding sequence ATGCCGAGCTTCCATCACGGCGATGTTGAAATTGCCTATCTCGACGAGGGCGCGGGCGAACCGATCGTGCTGGTGCACGGCTTTGCCTCGAGCAAGAACGTCAACTGGATCTATCCGACCTGGGTGTCGGAGCTCGTCAAGGCCGGCCGTCGCGTCATCGCGCTCGACGATCGCGGCCACGGTGAATCCGCCAAGCTCTACGATGCCGCGCAGTACGAGATCGCGATCATGGCAAGCGACGTGATCGCGCTGATGGATCATCTCGGCATCGCGCGCGCCGACATCATGGGCTATTCGCTGGGCTCGCGGATGACCGCGATCCTGGCGCACCAGCATTCCGATCGGGTGCGCTCGGCGATCCTGGGCGGCATCGGCATCGGGCTGATCGAGGGCGGCGGGCCCGGCGAGACCGTCGCGCTGGCGCTGGAGGCGCCGTCGCTCGACGATGTCACCGATCCGGTCGGCCGCACCTTCCGTGCCTTCGCCGACCAGACCCGCTCCGACCGCCGCGCGCTCGCCGCCTGCCTGCGCGGCTCGCGCCGATTGATGACGCACGAGGAAGCCGCCGGCATCGGCGTGCCGGTCCTGATCGCAGTCGGCAGCAAGGACGAGATCGCGGGCTCGGCGTCAGCGCTCGGCCGGATCATTCCGGGCGCGCAGGTGCTCGACATTCCGAACCGCGACCACATGCGGGCGGTCGGGGACAAGGTCTACAAGACCGGCGTCATCGACTTCCTGGCGCAGCGCAAATAG